A part of Escherichia marmotae genomic DNA contains:
- the idi gene encoding isopentenyl-diphosphate Delta-isomerase, which translates to MPTEHVILLNTQGVPSGTLEKYAAHTADTPLHLAFSCWLFNAKGQLLVTRRALNKKAWPGVWTNSVCGHPQLGESNEEAVIRRCRYELGVEITPPEPVYPDFHYRATDPNGIVENEVCPVFAARITSTLQLNDDEVIDYQWCDLAEVLRSIDATPWAFSPWMVMQATNSEARKMLSAFAQQK; encoded by the coding sequence ATGCCAACGGAACACGTCATTTTACTGAATACACAGGGAGTCCCTTCGGGAACACTGGAAAAATATGCTGCACACACGGCTGATACCCCCTTACATCTCGCTTTCTCCTGTTGGCTATTTAACGCCAAAGGACAATTGCTGGTTACTCGCCGTGCACTAAACAAAAAAGCGTGGCCAGGTGTGTGGACCAACTCGGTATGCGGTCATCCGCAACTGGGTGAAAGCAATGAAGAGGCGGTGATCCGCCGTTGCCGCTATGAACTGGGCGTAGAAATAACACCACCCGAACCGGTTTATCCAGACTTCCACTATCGCGCCACTGACCCGAATGGCATTGTCGAAAATGAAGTATGTCCGGTATTTGCCGCACGAATTACCAGTACGTTACAGCTCAACGATGATGAAGTGATCGATTATCAATGGTGTGATTTAGCGGAAGTATTACGCAGTATTGATGCCACACCGTGGGCGTTCAGTCCGTGGATGGTCATGCAGGCGACAAACAGCGAAGCCAGAAAAATGTTGTCAGCCTTCGCGCAACAAAAATAA
- the yqfG gene encoding protein YqfG codes for MNLVMRAIFSLLLLFMISIPVISDCVAMAIESRFKYMMLLF; via the coding sequence ATGAATCTTGTAATGCGCGCTATATTCAGCCTGTTATTGCTCTTTATGATCTCCATTCCTGTCATTTCTGACTGTGTTGCAATGGCTATTGAAAGTCGCTTCAAATATATGATGCTGCTTTTTTAG
- the uacT gene encoding urate/proton symporter UacT: MSAIDSQLPSSSGQDCPTDEVDRILSPGKLIILGLQHVLVMYAGAVAVPLMIGDRLGLSKEAIAMLISSDLFCCGIVTLLQCIGVGRFMGIRLPVIMSVTFAAVTPMIAIGMNPDIGLLGIFGATIAAGFITTLLAPLIGRLMPLFPPLVTGVVITSIGLSIIQVGIDWAAGGKGNPQYGNPVYLGISFAVLIFILLITRYAKGFMSNVAVLLGIVFGFFLSWMMNEVNLSGLYDASWFAIVTPMSFGMPVFDPVSILTMTAVLIIVFIESMGMFLALGEIVGRKLSSQDIIRGLRVDGVGTMIGGTFNSFPHTSFSQNVGLVSVTRVHSRWVCISSGIILILFGMVPKMAVLVASIPQFVLGGAGLVMFGMVLATGIRILSRCNYTTNRYNLYIVAISLGVGMTPTLSHDFFSKLPAVLQPLLHSGIMLATLSAVVLNVFFNGYQHHADLVKESVSDKDLKVRTVRMWLLMRKLKKNEHGE, from the coding sequence ATGAGCGCCATAGATTCCCAATTACCCTCATCTTCAGGGCAAGACTGCCCCACTGATGAGGTTGACCGTATATTATCACCAGGAAAGTTGATCATACTCGGTCTGCAACACGTCCTTGTTATGTACGCAGGCGCGGTCGCTGTACCACTGATGATTGGTGACAGACTCGGCCTCTCCAAAGAAGCAATAGCAATGCTTATTAGCTCGGATCTCTTTTGCTGCGGGATCGTCACGTTATTGCAATGTATCGGTGTCGGCCGCTTTATGGGGATCCGCCTGCCGGTGATTATGTCGGTGACCTTTGCGGCTGTAACGCCAATGATTGCCATTGGGATGAACCCCGATATCGGCCTGCTGGGGATTTTTGGCGCGACTATCGCAGCAGGGTTTATCACAACATTATTAGCACCACTTATTGGTCGCTTAATGCCTTTGTTCCCACCGCTGGTTACCGGTGTAGTTATTACCTCTATCGGGCTGAGTATTATTCAGGTTGGTATTGACTGGGCTGCTGGTGGTAAGGGCAATCCGCAATATGGCAATCCCGTTTATTTAGGCATCTCTTTCGCAGTCTTAATTTTTATCTTGCTCATTACTCGCTATGCGAAAGGATTTATGTCCAACGTCGCCGTATTACTGGGGATTGTATTTGGCTTCTTCCTTTCATGGATGATGAACGAAGTAAATCTGTCCGGATTATATGATGCATCGTGGTTTGCCATTGTCACGCCAATGTCGTTTGGTATGCCAGTTTTCGATCCTGTTTCCATTCTGACCATGACCGCCGTGTTAATCATCGTGTTTATTGAGTCGATGGGGATGTTCCTGGCTTTGGGGGAAATTGTTGGTCGAAAACTTTCTTCACAAGACATTATTCGCGGGCTGCGCGTAGATGGTGTCGGAACAATGATTGGCGGTACATTTAACAGCTTCCCGCATACCTCATTTTCGCAGAACGTCGGTCTGGTCAGCGTAACACGCGTTCACAGTCGCTGGGTGTGTATCTCTTCCGGGATCATTCTTATTCTGTTCGGTATGGTGCCCAAAATGGCAGTGCTGGTAGCTTCCATTCCGCAATTTGTACTTGGTGGCGCAGGGCTTGTCATGTTCGGCATGGTGCTGGCGACAGGGATCCGTATTCTGTCGCGTTGTAACTACACCACCAACCGTTACAACCTCTATATTGTGGCAATCAGCCTTGGCGTGGGCATGACCCCAACGCTTTCTCACGATTTCTTTTCTAAGTTACCAGCCGTACTACAACCATTGCTGCATAGCGGCATTATGTTGGCAACCCTTAGCGCTGTTGTGCTGAACGTTTTCTTTAATGGCTATCAGCATCATGCCGATTTGGTGAAAGAATCTGTCTCTGATAAAGATTTAAAAGTCAGGACAGTACGCATGTGGCTTCTGATGCGCAAGCTGAAGAAAAATGAGCATGGTGAATAA
- the ygfT gene encoding formate-dependent uric acid utilization protein YgfT, with product MNKFIAADAAECIGCHACEIACAVAHNQELWPLSHDFRPRIHVVGKGLAANPVACHHCNNAPCVTACPVNALTFQPDSVQLDEQKCIGCKRCAIACPFGVIEMADTIAQKCDLCNQRSSGTQACIESCPTQALRLMDDKGLQQIKMTRQRKTAEGKASEGTPPSRHAALLPVNPRKGADKIPANERKKHFGEIYCGLDHQQAAYESERCVYCAGKANCNWFCPLHNAIPDYVHLVQEGKIIEAAELCHQTSSLPEICGRVCPQDRLCEGACTLKDHSGAVSIGNLERYITDTALAMGWRPDVSLVAPRVEKVAVIGAGPAGLGCADILARAGVHVDVFDRHPEIGGMLTFGIPPFKLDKRVLSQRREIFTAMGIDFHLNCEIGRDISFNELTVEYDAVFLGVGTYGMMRADLPHEDAPGVIQALPFLTAHTRQLMGLPESGEYPLTEVEGKRVVVLGGGDTTMDCLRTSIRLNAASVTCAYRRDEVSMPGSRKEVVNAREEGVEFQFNVQPQYIACDDDGRLTAVGLIRTAMGEPGPDGRRRPRPVAGSEFELPADVLIMAFGFQAHAMPWLQGSGIKLDKWGLIKTGDAGYLSTQTHLKKVFAGGDAVHGADLVVTAMAAGRQAARDMLTLFDTKVS from the coding sequence ATGAATAAGTTTATCGCTGCTGATGCTGCGGAATGTATAGGCTGCCATGCCTGTGAAATTGCCTGTGCGGTGGCACACAATCAAGAACTCTGGCCGCTGAGTCATGACTTTCGACCCCGTATCCACGTTGTTGGGAAAGGGCTGGCGGCTAATCCGGTGGCCTGCCATCATTGCAACAATGCTCCCTGCGTTACGGCTTGTCCGGTAAACGCTCTGACTTTTCAGCCCGATAGCGTACAACTGGACGAACAAAAATGTATTGGTTGTAAAAGATGCGCAATCGCTTGCCCCTTTGGGGTCATTGAGATGGCCGATACTATTGCGCAGAAATGTGACCTTTGTAACCAGCGCAGTTCCGGCACGCAAGCTTGTATTGAGAGTTGTCCAACACAGGCGTTACGGCTGATGGATGATAAAGGGTTACAGCAGATAAAAATGACCCGCCAGCGCAAAACGGCAGAAGGAAAAGCGTCAGAGGGAACTCCTCCATCCCGCCACGCGGCGTTGCTCCCTGTTAACCCACGCAAAGGCGCAGATAAAATTCCAGCGAATGAGCGGAAAAAACATTTTGGCGAAATTTATTGCGGGCTGGATCATCAACAAGCGGCTTATGAAAGCGAGCGATGTGTTTATTGTGCCGGGAAAGCCAACTGTAACTGGTTTTGCCCACTGCATAATGCGATTCCCGACTATGTTCATCTGGTACAGGAAGGGAAGATTATTGAAGCGGCAGAACTCTGTCACCAGACCAGCTCCTTACCAGAAATTTGCGGCAGGGTATGTCCACAGGACAGGCTTTGTGAAGGCGCATGTACGTTAAAAGATCACTCTGGCGCTGTATCGATCGGGAATCTGGAACGCTACATCACCGATACCGCGCTGGCGATGGGCTGGCGTCCCGATGTCAGCCTGGTTGCTCCCCGCGTGGAAAAAGTGGCGGTGATTGGCGCAGGGCCAGCGGGGCTGGGGTGTGCTGATATTCTGGCACGCGCGGGCGTTCACGTTGATGTCTTTGATCGTCATCCAGAAATTGGCGGTATGCTAACGTTTGGCATTCCTCCGTTCAAGCTCGATAAAAGGGTATTAAGCCAGCGGCGTGAGATATTCACCGCAATGGGAATCGACTTTCATCTCAACTGTGAAATTGGCCGCGATATCTCTTTCAACGAGTTAACGGTGGAATATGACGCAGTTTTCCTCGGTGTGGGGACTTACGGGATGATGCGTGCAGATCTGCCGCATGAAGACGCTCCCGGTGTCATTCAGGCGCTACCGTTCCTGACCGCCCATACCCGCCAGCTTATGGGATTGCCGGAGTCTGGAGAGTATCCGCTGACGGAAGTTGAAGGTAAGCGAGTCGTGGTATTGGGCGGGGGCGATACGACTATGGATTGTTTGCGTACTTCCATCCGTCTGAATGCCGCCAGTGTGACCTGTGCTTATCGTCGTGATGAAGTCAGTATGCCGGGTTCTCGCAAAGAGGTGGTCAACGCGCGCGAGGAAGGCGTTGAGTTTCAGTTCAATGTTCAGCCGCAATATATCGCCTGTGATGACGATGGGCGTTTAACTGCGGTGGGTCTGATTCGTACTGCAATGGGGGAGCCTGGGCCAGATGGTCGCCGTCGTCCACGTCCGGTGGCGGGGTCGGAGTTTGAGCTGCCCGCCGATGTTCTGATTATGGCCTTTGGTTTCCAGGCACATGCGATGCCGTGGTTGCAGGGCAGCGGAATTAAACTTGATAAATGGGGCCTGATTAAAACCGGCGACGCGGGATACTTATCTACTCAGACGCATCTGAAAAAAGTCTTTGCGGGTGGTGATGCCGTTCACGGCGCGGATCTGGTTGTTACCGCAATGGCCGCAGGAAGGCAGGCGGCGCGCGATATGTTAACTCTGTTTGATACAAAGGTATCGTGA
- a CDS encoding 4Fe-4S dicluster domain-containing protein has translation MKSLIIVNPADCIGCRTCEVACVVAHPSEQELNADVFLPRLKVQRLDSISTPVMCHQCENAPCVGACHVQALSIGELMVQANSARCIGCQSCVSACPFGMITIQSLSGHTRQQIVKCDLCEQREEGPACVESCPTQALQLLTERELKRVRQQRIAASGANPL, from the coding sequence ATGAAATCGTTAATTATCGTTAATCCGGCTGACTGTATTGGCTGCCGTACCTGTGAAGTTGCCTGTGTAGTCGCTCATCCGTCTGAACAGGAGTTGAATGCCGATGTCTTTTTACCCCGGCTGAAGGTACAGCGGCTGGACAGCATTAGTACGCCAGTGATGTGCCACCAGTGCGAAAACGCTCCTTGTGTTGGCGCTTGTCACGTGCAGGCGTTGAGCATAGGGGAGCTGATGGTGCAGGCAAACTCTGCCCGCTGCATTGGTTGTCAGAGTTGTGTTAGTGCATGCCCATTTGGGATGATCACTATTCAGTCGTTGTCCGGTCATACCCGGCAACAAATCGTGAAATGTGATCTCTGTGAACAGCGGGAAGAGGGGCCAGCCTGCGTTGAATCTTGCCCGACGCAGGCTTTGCAGTTGCTGACCGAGAGAGAACTCAAGCGAGTTCGCCAGCAGCGTATTGCAGCCAGCGGTGCGAATCCTCTTTGA
- the ghxQ gene encoding guanine/hypoxanthine transporter GhxQ, which translates to MFGDILQTPGASKPQGALDNYFKITARGSTVRQEVLAGLTTFLAMVYSVIVVPGMLGKAGFPPAAVFVATCLVAGFGSLLMGLWANLPMAIGCAISLTAFTAFSLVLGQQISVPVALGAVFLMGLIFTAISVTGIRTWILRNLPMGIAHGTGIGIGLFLLLIAANGVGMVIKNPIEGLPVALGAFTSFPVLMSLLGLAVIFGLEKCRIPGGILLVIIVISIIGLIFDPAVKYHGLVAMPSLTGEDGKSLIFSLDIMGALQPTVLPSVLALVMTAVFDATGTIRAVAGQANLLDKDNQIINGGKALTSDSVSSIFSGLVGAAPAAVYIESAAGTAAGGKTGLTATVVGVLFLLILFLSPLSFLIPGYATAPALMYVGLLMLSNVSKLDFNDFIDAMAGLVCAVFIVLTCNIVTGIMLGFVTLVVGRVFAREWHKLNIGTVIITAALVAFYAGGWAI; encoded by the coding sequence ATGTTTGGAGACATCCTACAAACACCGGGCGCATCAAAGCCACAGGGCGCCCTGGATAATTATTTTAAAATTACCGCTCGTGGCAGTACCGTTCGCCAGGAAGTTCTGGCAGGCCTGACCACATTCCTGGCGATGGTTTACTCCGTTATCGTAGTGCCGGGAATGCTGGGTAAAGCAGGTTTTCCTCCCGCAGCGGTCTTTGTTGCCACCTGTCTGGTCGCAGGCTTTGGCTCCCTGCTGATGGGGTTATGGGCTAACCTGCCAATGGCGATTGGTTGCGCCATTTCCTTAACGGCATTTACCGCATTCAGTCTGGTGCTCGGGCAACAAATTAGCGTTCCGGTAGCACTGGGGGCGGTCTTTCTGATGGGGTTGATATTCACCGCCATCTCCGTAACAGGTATTCGTACCTGGATCTTGCGTAATTTACCGATGGGTATTGCACACGGTACAGGTATCGGTATTGGTCTTTTCCTGCTACTGATTGCCGCTAACGGTGTTGGTATGGTTATCAAAAACCCGATTGAAGGCTTACCGGTTGCGCTCGGCGCGTTTACCTCCTTCCCGGTGCTGATGAGCTTGCTGGGATTAGCGGTGATTTTCGGTCTGGAAAAATGCCGCATACCAGGCGGGATCTTGTTGGTCATTATCGTCATCTCGATCATCGGCTTAATCTTTGATCCGGCGGTGAAATACCACGGTCTGGTGGCAATGCCGAGCCTGACTGGCGAAGATGGTAAGTCTCTGATTTTCAGTCTGGATATTATGGGCGCGCTCCAGCCAACCGTACTTCCGAGTGTACTGGCGCTGGTGATGACCGCCGTGTTTGACGCCACTGGCACCATCCGTGCCGTAGCCGGCCAGGCGAATCTGCTGGATAAAGACAACCAGATTATCAACGGGGGCAAAGCCCTGACCAGTGACTCGGTAAGTTCAATATTCTCCGGTTTGGTGGGTGCAGCACCTGCGGCAGTTTATATCGAATCAGCGGCCGGGACCGCAGCCGGGGGTAAAACCGGTTTAACCGCAACCGTGGTTGGCGTTCTGTTTCTGTTGATTCTGTTTTTATCTCCGCTGTCGTTTCTGATCCCCGGTTATGCCACCGCCCCCGCGCTGATGTACGTTGGGCTACTGATGTTGAGCAACGTCTCAAAGCTGGACTTCAATGACTTTATTGATGCAATGGCAGGGCTGGTTTGCGCGGTATTCATCGTCCTGACTTGTAATATCGTCACCGGTATTATGCTGGGGTTTGTGACGCTGGTCGTAGGTCGCGTCTTTGCTCGCGAATGGCACAAGCTGAATATCGGCACTGTTATCATTACCGCCGCGCTGGTCGCGTTTTACGCGGGTGGTTGGGCAATCTAA